One Sediminibacillus dalangtanensis genomic region harbors:
- a CDS encoding helix-turn-helix domain-containing protein — protein sequence MIGNRVRNQRKKKGYSITELARAARVSKSYLSYIERDIQQNPSLQILSKIATALDTSIDYLLGQQPEDNKNTETPKLDKEWEGLFKKAIEEGMSKDDFRDLMEYVKFKNWLDGKENIHNGGKQ from the coding sequence ATGATTGGTAACCGGGTTAGAAACCAAAGGAAGAAGAAAGGGTACTCGATTACAGAGCTTGCCAGGGCGGCACGTGTGTCAAAGTCTTATTTAAGCTATATTGAGCGTGACATACAACAAAATCCGTCCCTGCAAATACTATCCAAGATTGCTACAGCGCTTGATACGAGTATTGATTACCTGCTGGGCCAGCAGCCAGAGGATAACAAGAATACGGAAACACCCAAACTGGATAAAGAATGGGAGGGACTTTTTAAAAAAGCAATCGAGGAAGGCATGAGCAAAGATGACTTTCGTGACCTCATGGAATATGTAAAATTCAAGAACTGGCTGGATGGAAAAGAAAATATCCATAACGGGGGAAAACAATGA
- a CDS encoding anti-repressor SinI family protein, which produces MRKKNEQDVLDQEWMQLIINAKGLGMTPEEVRSFLHTNSRIKERTTKK; this is translated from the coding sequence ATGAGAAAAAAGAATGAACAAGATGTTCTGGACCAGGAATGGATGCAACTGATCATCAACGCCAAAGGACTTGGAATGACCCCAGAGGAAGTTCGCAGCTTTCTCCATACCAACAGCAGGATAAAAGAGAGAACCACAAAAAAGTGA